The Mesorhizobium sp. INR15 region ATCCGCTGGCAAACCTGGAGCCGATAGTTATAGGGCGCCGATTCAAGCTCAGATTTCAAAGCCGAATATTCGGCAGCCGTCGCCGGCCGAGTCGCCGAAACGTACCATTGATGCGAGGCGCTGCCATGCTGCCCGATATGAGCGTAACAGGTCATAAAGCGGCCGGCCGCGTCGCTTGGCAGCGTAGGGAAAACCGCCGTAACATCGCGGTGTTTGCCGCTTCGATCGATCCTGAAAAGCACGGGAGTCATGGGCTCAGCCGCAAGCTTTTGACCATCCTGAGAAAGCGCGACCATTGCGGAGCCGTCAAAGGCTGCCGAGTCCAGCTGCCGGCCGTTTCGGGCTTTGGCTTCGATGTCGACCAAATCGCCATTGCTGCCGAATTCAAACGTTAGGGAATTGAGCGAGTCGGGCAGCCCGTGGCACGGCCATGTTGACTTGAACGCGGCCAGGTCGGCGCGGTTGAATGTGTGATAAGTCATGACTCGGACTCCTCACCATAGGCCGACTCGATAGGCTTGCCGGAATGGTCGCAAATCAGGTCAGAGTCTTCGAAATTGGTTTCTAGCGCGACCACTAGCCAATCGCTTTGCTTGTCGCCGCTCAGCAACGCCAGGATGATTTCCCGCGCTTCGCTTTTGGCAGCGTCGAATGAGAACGCCGCGCCGCTATGAGTAACGAAATAGAGCGGATATCCGCCAGGCCATGCATGGGCGCCAGCGCGCAAGCAAGCCTTGAAATCGGCTGCCGTTTTAATCTCGGCGACGTGGCGCGAATAGGTGGCGCGCAATGGCGCGGCCTTGCTCCAATCGGCTGCCCGCGTATCGTATAGGGCGCCGTCGCCGCTAGAAACGAAAAGGTGTTTCGGTAACATTTGGTGAATCTCCCGTTAAAGGTGAAATCGGCTCAGCGATAAAAGCGAGCTTGCGGGATGGTTTTCCGCACATGCGCCTTTGCTGCGTCGCGGCTGGAAGCACGAAACGTTTCGTCAAGTTGCCCGTCGTCGGTCGCGGCCCAATAGAGCGGCGAACCGATTCCCCAATAGGCGCCGGCCGGATCATAACCGCCCGAGTCCAGGCGAATCCGCTGCATTGTCACTTTTGGCGCATAGGCAACCATCGCTTTTGCGGCCGGAATGCGAGCCCGGAACTCGGCCGCCCGGTTGCGATAATCGGCCGCCGCTTGCTGCCAACATGATTGCTTAAAACCATCGGGCCGCCTGTCCTCTTTTCGCCGCTCAGCCTGATTTGCGTATGCTTCCATAACCTGAGCGCTGCTTTCCAAGGTTTCGGCCGTCTCGGTTTCCGGCAAGGTCGAGACGCGGCCTAGCGGCGCGCCACGCGACCAATCGCCCATATAACCTTGCGGCGCATTGTCATGAAAATTCGGCATTGTGTTTGATCCTTAAATTAACTGGAAATCGGTTAAGCCGTTAGCGGCGAATTCGGATGATTTTCGTGTAAACTTTAGCCGTGGCGAATGTATCGGCCGGCAGCGTTTCCAGCGTCTCAGCGTCGCCGCGTTCGAAAGTAATGGGCACAAGTGCGACTAGAGTCGCCGGCTCAGCGTGACCATGGCGGCCGAGCAAACTAACGGCAGCTGCAACGTGCTTGCGCACGTCGCTAAATGGCGGATTCATGATGATACGCGGGAATTCCACCTTGCCGGCGATCTCGGCCGCGTATTCCAGGAAACAACGGTTCTGAACCGTGCCGAAGGCTGCCAGGCTGCCCGCAAGCTTGATATGCCGTTCAACCTGCACAAGCTCAAACTTGCTATGTCCGGCCGCTA contains the following coding sequences:
- a CDS encoding methyltransferase type 11, translating into MVIPVTRRNDFAKLAAPSIAEPVMVDKFTECHVTPSDVAARMVGYLGRQGDYLTLEPSAGTGQLSKALLAAGHSKFELVQVERHIKLAGSLAAFGTVQNRCFLEYAAEIAGKVEFPRIIMNPPFSDVRKHVAAAVSLLGRHGHAEPATLVALVPITFERGDAETLETLPADTFATAKVYTKIIRIRR